Proteins encoded in a region of the Diospyros lotus cultivar Yz01 chromosome 9, ASM1463336v1, whole genome shotgun sequence genome:
- the LOC127810220 gene encoding transcription factor MYB1-like produces the protein MEEIVPLGVRKGAWTEEEDKLLKQFIEKHGEGKWHQVPQKAGLNRCRKSCRLRWLNYLRPNIKRGSFTEDEVDLFVRLHKLLGNRWSLIAGRLPGRTPNDVKNYWNTHLRKNKDIVLKAQSADKETTKTKTIRPQPRTFPKNLPWMRSKTPAIMEDIRTREDDPLTAGPSPTPEINSSLVESQAKDDDLVTFLEDIGPFEEAFTGQWSDGLCVTPGLEPIGERSAQEQLMSYDWSDILMDITDVDLCDLLGDEEQPAI, from the exons ATGGAGGAAATAGTTCCCCTCGGAGTGAGGAAAGGTGCATGGACCGAGGAAGAAGACAAACTTCTCAAGCAGTTCATTGAAAAGCATGGAGAAGGAAAATGGCACCAAGTCCCTCAAAAAGCtg GATTAAACAGATGCAGGAAAAGTTGCAGACTGAGATGGCTCAACTATCTGAGGCCAAACATAAAGAGAGGGAGCTTTACTGAAGATGAAGTTGATCTTTTTGTCAGGCTTCACAAACTGCTAGGCAACAG ATGGTCACTAATTGCGGGTAGGCTTCCGGGTAGAACACCAAATGATGTGAAGAACTACTGGAACACCCACCTGCGGAAGAACAAAGACATAGTACTGAAAGCTCAAAGCGCCGACAAGGAGAcgactaaaaccaaaaccataaGACCTCAGCCTCGGACCTTCCCGAAAAATCTCCCGTGGATGAGGAGCAAAACCCCCGCTATTATGGAAGATATCCGAACAAGAGAAGACGATCCCCTCACCGCCGGGCCATCTCCAACGCCAGAAATTAACAGTAGTCTTGTTGAATCCCAAGCTAAAGATGATGATCTTGTCACATTCTTGGAAGATATTGGGCCATTTGAAGAGGCTTTTACGGGGCAGTGGAGTGATGGTCTCTGTGTGACACCTGGTTTAGAGCCGATCGGCGAACGTTCGGCTCAGGAGCAACTGATGAGTTATGATTGGAGCGACATTCTTATGGATATCACCGACGTCGACCTTTGTGATCTTTTGGGAGATGAAGAGCAGCCAGCAATCTAG
- the LOC127810079 gene encoding protein C2-DOMAIN ABA-RELATED 4-like yields MENLLGLLRVHIRRGVNLAVRDVRSSDPYVVLRMGKQKLKTRVVKKNVNPEWNEDLTLSIADPNLPIKLAVYDKDTFSPDDKMGDAEFEIKPFIEAVKMRSNGLQNGTVLAKVKATRENCLAEESCIVWTDDKVVQNMFLRLRNVERGEVDLQLEWIDIPGSKAL; encoded by the exons ATGGAAAATCTTCTGGGTCTGCTCCGAGTTCACATCCGCAGAGGCGTAAACCTTGCTGTTCGAGATGTTAGAAGCAGCGATCCATATGTTGTTCTCCGCATGGGCAAACAA AAACTGAAGACTCGAGTAGTAAAGAAGAATGTCAATCCCGAGTGGAATGAAGATTTGACACTCTCTATTGCAGACCCAAATCTCCCAATCAAGCTT GCCGTCTATGATAAGGACACGTTCAGCCCGGACGACAAAATGGGGGATGCAGAGTTCGAAATCAAACCGTTCATTGAAGCAGTGAAGATGCGTTCGAATGGCCTCCAAAATGGAACTGTTCTTGCAAAGGTGAAAGCAACAAGGGAGAATTGCTTGGCCGAAGAGAGCTGCATCGTCTGGACAGACGACAAAGTTGTCCAGAACATGTTTCTTAGGCTACGAAATGTGGAGCGTGGTGAGGTTGACTTGCAGCTTGAATGGATCGATATTCCGGGTTCCAAGGCCTTGTAA